Proteins from a genomic interval of Chroococcidiopsis thermalis PCC 7203:
- the moaA gene encoding GTP 3',8-cyclase MoaA produces the protein MNQVDYLRISLIDRCNFRCQYCMPEGAELDYILRQQLLTAEELLTLIREVFIPVGFTRFRLTGGEPLLHPQVVEIVRAIATLPQTQDLAMTTNAFLLANKAQNLYDAGLRRINISLDSLDPEVFDRIVGSRGRSRWQQVWDGILAAHRVGFDPLKLNVVVIPGVNDCEVLDLAALTLTRYWHVRFIEFMPIGNSQLFGDRGWVASAELRQRICEAYGLVESQVRGNGPADVFQIPGAKGTLGFISQMSECFCDRCNRMRLSADGWLRPCLLNEMGQIDLKSALRAGVPTTEIRDRVAQLLALKSEINYKQRESGTSAGTYARTMSQIGG, from the coding sequence ATGAATCAAGTAGATTACCTCCGAATTAGCTTAATCGATCGCTGTAACTTTCGGTGCCAGTATTGTATGCCCGAAGGTGCAGAGCTGGATTATATTTTGCGACAACAGCTATTGACGGCTGAGGAATTGCTAACTTTAATTCGCGAGGTATTCATTCCAGTAGGGTTTACGCGATTTCGATTGACTGGCGGCGAACCATTACTGCATCCGCAGGTTGTGGAAATTGTCCGGGCGATCGCAACTCTACCTCAAACTCAAGACCTGGCGATGACAACAAACGCATTTTTGTTGGCAAACAAGGCACAAAATCTCTACGATGCCGGGTTAAGACGGATCAATATCAGCCTCGACTCCCTCGATCCTGAAGTGTTCGATCGCATTGTGGGTAGTCGCGGACGTTCCCGTTGGCAGCAGGTTTGGGACGGCATTCTCGCCGCGCATCGGGTGGGTTTCGACCCCTTGAAATTGAATGTCGTCGTGATTCCTGGGGTAAATGATTGCGAAGTCTTAGATTTAGCCGCCCTTACCCTAACTCGTTACTGGCACGTCCGGTTTATTGAATTTATGCCTATCGGTAACTCACAACTATTTGGCGATCGCGGTTGGGTTGCTTCGGCTGAGTTACGCCAGCGCATCTGCGAGGCTTACGGCTTAGTCGAGTCGCAAGTGCGGGGTAATGGACCTGCTGACGTATTTCAAATTCCTGGGGCAAAAGGGACGCTGGGATTTATCAGCCAAATGTCAGAATGTTTTTGCGATCGCTGCAATCGAATGCGTCTGTCTGCTGATGGCTGGCTGCGTCCCTGTCTGCTCAACGAAATGGGACAAATTGACCTTAAATCTGCCCTGCGCGCTGGCGTTCCTACTACTGAAATTCGCGATCGAGTAGCCCAACTACTTGCCCTGAAATCGGAGATTAATTACAAACAAAGAGAATCTGGAACATCTGCCGGAACTTATGCCCGTACCATGTCGCAAATTGGCGGATAG
- the rpsD gene encoding 30S ribosomal protein S4: MSRYRGPRLRVVRRLGDLPGLTRKNARRSYPPGQHGQARKKRSEYAIRLEEKQKLRFNYGLTEKQLLRYVRRARRVTGSTGQVLLQLLEMRLDNTVFRMGMAPTIPAARQLVNHGHVMVNGREVNIASYQCRPGEVIGIKNKAQSRQLVENNLQYPGLANLPSHLEFDKNKLEGKVNSVIEREWVALQVNELLVVEYYSRQA; encoded by the coding sequence ATGTCCCGCTATCGAGGACCAAGACTAAGAGTTGTTCGTCGCCTGGGCGATCTGCCAGGTTTGACTCGGAAAAATGCCAGACGCTCCTACCCACCTGGACAACACGGACAGGCTCGCAAGAAGCGTTCTGAGTATGCTATTCGTTTGGAAGAAAAGCAAAAGCTCCGCTTTAACTACGGCTTGACTGAAAAGCAGTTGCTGCGTTACGTGCGGCGGGCAAGAAGAGTGACTGGCTCTACCGGACAAGTGCTGTTGCAACTGTTGGAAATGCGTTTGGATAATACCGTTTTTCGCATGGGTATGGCTCCCACAATCCCAGCAGCGCGGCAGCTAGTCAATCACGGTCACGTTATGGTAAACGGTCGTGAAGTTAATATCGCTAGCTATCAATGTCGTCCAGGGGAAGTCATTGGGATCAAAAATAAAGCGCAATCGCGGCAGTTAGTAGAAAATAATCTCCAGTATCCTGGTTTAGCAAACCTACCCAGCCACCTCGAATTTGATAAGAATAAGCTGGAAGGTAAAGTTAACAGCGTCATTGAGCGCGAATGGGTCGCCCTGCAAGTGAACGAACTGTTGGTAGTTGAATACTATTCCAGACAGGCTTAA
- a CDS encoding Cof-type HAD-IIB family hydrolase, which yields MNQEIKLLVLDIDGTIAGKSNQIHAKVKKAIQAVRAKGIQVAVATGRMYRSALRFHHEIGSTLPLLAYQGAWIQDPATQKMHRHWTVAKQTAIQLLDYFEQPELRSLLSVHFYINDCLYVRELTSETRLYSERSGIEAIAVGDLRQALTTEPTKVLALCDDTEIIDNLLSSLRQQYTPAELYLTKSVATFFEATNPSINKGVGVRYLAEELLGITAANVMAIGDNFNDVEMLEYAGIGVAMGNAPSDVQAIAQWVAPSVEQNGVAVAIEKFLL from the coding sequence ATGAACCAAGAAATTAAATTACTCGTCCTCGATATTGATGGGACGATCGCGGGTAAGTCAAATCAAATTCATGCCAAAGTTAAAAAAGCGATTCAAGCAGTGCGGGCAAAAGGCATACAAGTGGCTGTAGCAACAGGACGAATGTATCGTTCTGCCCTACGTTTCCATCATGAGATAGGTTCGACTTTGCCTCTACTTGCCTATCAAGGTGCTTGGATTCAAGATCCAGCTACCCAGAAAATGCACCGTCATTGGACTGTTGCCAAGCAAACAGCAATTCAACTGTTAGATTACTTCGAGCAACCTGAATTGCGATCGCTGCTTTCGGTTCATTTCTATATCAACGATTGCCTCTACGTGCGCGAACTGACTTCTGAAACTCGACTTTACTCCGAACGCTCTGGGATTGAAGCGATCGCGGTGGGAGATTTACGCCAAGCTTTAACAACAGAACCAACAAAAGTATTAGCTCTGTGCGACGATACCGAAATCATCGATAACTTACTCAGCAGTCTGCGCCAGCAATATACCCCTGCTGAACTGTACCTGACTAAATCCGTTGCTACCTTCTTTGAAGCAACCAACCCTTCGATTAATAAGGGTGTAGGCGTGCGTTACTTAGCTGAAGAACTCCTGGGAATCACTGCTGCTAACGTGATGGCAATTGGTGACAACTTTAACGATGTAGAGATGCTAGAGTATGCCGGGATCGGTGTAGCGATGGGTAATGCTCCATCTGACGTACAGGCGATCGCTCAGTGGGTAGCGCCTAGTGTCGAGCAAAATGGTGTTGCAGTTGCAATTGAAAAATTCTTACTTTAA
- a CDS encoding DALR anticodon-binding domain-containing protein, with amino-acid sequence MDHRSPPLAELTPKQALLQQIQAALSLYILDTPSLTDRKSYIPLQLSKQRPVVYRCAIAFKLSQLVNSPTIEVAQSISQLIAQQDCQQNLILQVVPPGWIDLELPQPSLAAWLQHWIETLPCLGSRGEKRAEGAEGDITNYQLPITNYQLPITNYQFPIQYAHARCCSLLKMAHEEKIIIIKSKNSDIKSSCLQVISPQPIPWLSEAKICLHHPSELNLLLESIGVLDALYCPDPTRKSLNWLKVALNLSQAFQTFYSQCRIWGEVKNQNLNLAQGRLGLIAIAQSVFRILLVEVLNSCAPLEL; translated from the coding sequence GTGGATCACCGATCGCCTCCATTAGCTGAGTTAACACCTAAGCAAGCGCTGTTACAGCAGATACAAGCAGCGCTAAGTTTGTATATATTAGACACTCCATCCTTAACAGATCGCAAAAGTTATATTCCTTTACAGTTATCTAAACAGCGCCCGGTTGTTTACAGGTGCGCGATCGCGTTTAAATTAAGTCAACTTGTCAACTCCCCAACTATAGAAGTTGCCCAATCTATATCGCAGCTAATTGCCCAACAAGATTGTCAACAAAACTTGATTCTTCAAGTTGTTCCCCCAGGGTGGATCGACCTAGAATTACCTCAACCCAGTCTGGCTGCTTGGTTGCAACACTGGATTGAGACACTACCCTGTTTAGGGAGCAGGGGGGAGAAGAGAGCTGAGGGAGCTGAGGGAGACATTACCAATTACCAATTACCAATTACCAATTACCAATTACCAATTACCAATTACCAATTTCCCATCCAATACGCTCATGCTCGTTGTTGTTCTCTATTGAAAATGGCTCATGAGGAGAAAATAATTATAATTAAGTCAAAAAACTCTGACATTAAGTCTTCATGTCTACAGGTCATATCACCTCAACCTATTCCTTGGTTGAGTGAAGCAAAAATTTGTTTGCATCACCCATCCGAGTTAAATTTACTCCTCGAATCGATTGGAGTATTAGACGCTCTCTATTGCCCCGATCCTACTCGCAAGTCTTTAAATTGGTTGAAAGTAGCTCTGAATCTGAGTCAAGCTTTTCAAACTTTTTATAGTCAATGTCGCATTTGGGGAGAGGTCAAAAATCAAAATCTCAACTTAGCACAAGGGCGACTTGGCTTAATAGCGATCGCTCAATCTGTATTCAGAATTCTATTAGTAGAAGTACTAAATAGTTGCGCACCCTTAGAACTTTGA
- a CDS encoding Crp/Fnr family transcriptional regulator: MHSPSASPESQRPFLTWQRILDWAQEHYRVRSFSKDERIPARPGLLYLVQRGAVRLVGTAQVSATSQLSSRRINRTPEEAFLGFVGAGQPFEIVAQSPFTLQAYAHVEPTLVVWMYWHDLDNWPHFRREVLDAFRYQHQRKLLWLSALGQRRTIDRLLGFLTLLVEEYGQPATSEEDPEILRGYSLPFTLTHAQIGSAIGSTRVTVTRLMGKLRQRGLLIAQEDNLICLPADSINRAS; encoded by the coding sequence ATGCATTCCCCATCCGCTTCTCCAGAGTCGCAAAGACCATTTTTAACCTGGCAACGGATTCTTGACTGGGCGCAGGAACACTATCGCGTTCGCTCTTTTAGTAAAGACGAACGCATTCCAGCTCGACCTGGACTGCTCTATCTCGTTCAAAGAGGTGCTGTGCGACTTGTAGGTACAGCTCAAGTTAGCGCAACTAGTCAGCTATCATCTCGGCGCATCAACAGAACACCTGAAGAAGCTTTTTTAGGCTTTGTTGGCGCTGGACAGCCGTTTGAAATTGTTGCCCAATCTCCGTTTACGCTCCAAGCTTATGCCCACGTAGAACCCACTTTAGTCGTGTGGATGTACTGGCATGACTTGGATAACTGGCCCCACTTTCGGCGGGAAGTTCTCGATGCATTTCGCTACCAACATCAGCGCAAGTTACTGTGGCTGAGTGCTTTAGGACAGCGACGGACGATCGATCGTCTCTTGGGATTCTTAACCCTGCTGGTAGAAGAATACGGACAACCAGCGACAAGTGAAGAAGATCCCGAGATTCTGCGCGGATACTCTCTACCGTTTACGCTGACGCACGCCCAAATTGGTAGTGCGATCGGTTCGACGCGAGTTACGGTGACTCGTTTAATGGGTAAGTTACGCCAACGCGGTTTACTTATCGCCCAAGAAGATAATCTCATCTGTTTGCCAGCCGATTCAATCAATCGAGCTAGTTGA
- a CDS encoding PstS family phosphate ABC transporter substrate-binding protein, giving the protein MSSQKNETAVLVLTLLIVAGGLAGGFWWLTRNSSTSVELSDPQPRSISTPNTSDITSDPELTGSSFSGVSGIPKGLFSYGGSTSWAAIRQAIDPQIRAAYPEFQLRFVEPTNASPGTSIGIRMLIEGRLTFAQSSRPLQDQEVSRAQQRGFNLKEIPVAIDGLAIAVHPSLNIPGLTLAQLQAIYTGKANNWKQLGGPNLPIQPYSRPMSEGGTVELFVQDVLAGQALAANVEFVGTTTQALQKLASNRGGIYYASAPEIVPQCRIRPLPLGRQSGQFTPPYQEPLVTANNCPQRRNQLNTDAFQTGQYPLTRNLYVVVKQDDDLAQQAGEAYAKLLLTQQGQSAIANAGFVRMR; this is encoded by the coding sequence ATGTCGTCGCAAAAAAATGAAACAGCTGTTCTCGTTCTGACTCTATTGATCGTAGCTGGGGGTTTAGCTGGTGGTTTTTGGTGGCTGACGAGAAATTCTAGCACTAGTGTCGAACTCAGCGATCCTCAGCCAAGATCTATTTCCACCCCCAACACATCCGATATAACTTCAGATCCAGAATTGACTGGCTCAAGTTTTAGCGGTGTTTCAGGCATTCCTAAAGGGTTATTCAGCTATGGTGGTAGTACTTCTTGGGCAGCAATTCGACAAGCGATCGATCCGCAAATTAGGGCAGCTTATCCAGAATTTCAGTTACGATTTGTAGAACCGACAAATGCTTCCCCAGGAACTAGTATTGGTATTCGGATGCTGATTGAAGGTAGGCTTACCTTTGCTCAGTCGTCTCGACCCTTACAAGATCAAGAGGTATCCCGCGCTCAGCAAAGAGGATTTAATTTAAAAGAAATTCCGGTAGCAATTGATGGTTTAGCGATCGCAGTTCACCCCAGCCTAAATATACCAGGACTAACCTTGGCACAGCTGCAAGCAATTTACACGGGTAAGGCAAATAACTGGAAACAACTCGGTGGTCCTAACCTGCCGATTCAACCTTATTCTCGTCCGATGAGCGAGGGTGGTACGGTCGAGCTTTTCGTACAGGATGTTTTAGCAGGTCAAGCATTAGCTGCTAATGTTGAATTTGTCGGTACGACAACTCAAGCTCTACAAAAGCTAGCTAGTAACCGTGGCGGAATTTACTACGCCTCGGCTCCAGAAATCGTACCTCAGTGTAGGATTAGACCCTTACCGCTAGGTCGTCAATCAGGGCAATTTACTCCTCCCTACCAAGAACCTTTAGTAACAGCGAATAACTGTCCTCAGCGGCGCAATCAGCTCAATACAGATGCTTTTCAAACCGGACAATATCCTCTGACACGTAACCTGTACGTTGTCGTCAAGCAAGATGACGATTTAGCACAGCAAGCAGGAGAAGCTTATGCTAAATTACTGCTGACGCAGCAAGGACAGTCGGCGATCGCTAACGCTGGATTTGTGCGAATGCGCTAG
- a CDS encoding HPP family protein, protein MKDISKTAAKPNTNTSSMTKLTKAMSTFELTSKQQQFQQYQQQLEQQQQQLIIQQQQLEQLTSELAALRKNRSQSTWSFRFKSARLKNFLAKIHGSSKYQPRFPLKQIVFSYIGSFIGIAALAYISVSTHYPLIAAPFGAAAVLLFAAPDSPLAQPRNCIVGNFLGGLVSLIMVHLFGSEPWVMALAVATAIKVMQLTKTLHPPGGAVALVGVMSRAEWSFLFTPVLAGSIVLVFCTFVFNNLMPGRTYPKHWL, encoded by the coding sequence ATGAAAGACATTAGTAAAACTGCGGCGAAACCAAATACAAATACTAGCTCTATGACAAAACTTACCAAAGCTATGTCCACCTTTGAGTTGACAAGCAAACAACAACAATTCCAGCAGTATCAACAGCAACTAGAACAACAGCAACAGCAATTAATCATTCAGCAGCAACAACTAGAGCAACTCACATCTGAACTAGCTGCTTTGAGAAAAAATCGTTCCCAGTCTACATGGAGCTTTCGATTTAAATCGGCTCGACTCAAAAACTTCTTGGCTAAAATTCACGGCAGCTCTAAATATCAACCCCGCTTTCCTTTAAAACAAATTGTTTTTTCTTACATAGGTAGTTTTATTGGCATTGCCGCGCTAGCTTACATCAGCGTTAGTACGCATTATCCTCTAATCGCAGCTCCTTTCGGAGCGGCTGCCGTTTTATTATTTGCTGCACCCGATAGTCCTCTAGCACAGCCACGCAACTGTATTGTAGGCAATTTTCTCGGCGGATTAGTCAGCTTAATTATGGTACATTTATTCGGCTCAGAACCTTGGGTAATGGCTTTAGCTGTTGCTACAGCAATCAAAGTCATGCAACTGACAAAAACTCTCCATCCACCAGGAGGAGCAGTTGCTTTAGTAGGAGTGATGAGCCGTGCTGAATGGAGTTTTCTATTCACGCCAGTATTAGCAGGTTCAATTGTTTTAGTCTTTTGTACTTTTGTTTTTAACAATCTCATGCCAGGTAGAACTTATCCAAAACACTGGTTGTAA
- a CDS encoding AEC family transporter, with amino-acid sequence MIEITASVFCTSLGAFLFRREIIPRSFPNLLGRLLYWLGVPLQILVLTRKSNLSQSIWLPPILTIATLLLGLGLAYVSLQLLKQLTQYRSVSWVKQLSDSFYPSDRAEQGSFVLASILGNTGFIGLAIVPAFVSQDYLVWVVLYGVTHNLIGSYGLGVFLASYFGQTTANNKWKAAWRDILRVPALWAFALGYYSKPWQIVSFIDPLLQAIVYLVIPGAFLLIGMQLSRLQGIENLRGAIVPSTIKTFVLPILAGMVITCLGFPHEARLALVLMSGMPSAFANAILAEEYNLNRPLAASTIVLSTVLLPLVLPLWLYLFR; translated from the coding sequence ATGATAGAAATTACAGCAAGCGTTTTTTGTACGAGTCTGGGCGCATTCTTATTCAGAAGAGAAATAATTCCTCGTTCCTTTCCCAATTTGCTAGGTCGCCTTCTTTACTGGCTGGGCGTACCTTTGCAAATTTTAGTACTGACGCGCAAGTCAAATTTATCGCAATCGATTTGGTTGCCCCCAATCTTGACAATTGCAACATTGCTTTTGGGTTTGGGCTTAGCTTATGTCAGTTTACAGCTACTCAAACAACTGACTCAGTACCGCTCGGTTTCATGGGTAAAACAATTGTCCGATAGTTTTTATCCTAGCGATCGCGCTGAACAAGGTAGTTTTGTCCTCGCTTCAATTTTGGGAAACACCGGCTTCATCGGGTTAGCGATCGTTCCAGCTTTTGTCAGTCAAGACTATTTAGTTTGGGTAGTGTTGTATGGCGTAACGCACAATCTAATTGGTAGTTACGGACTGGGAGTATTTTTAGCAAGTTATTTTGGGCAAACCACAGCAAATAATAAATGGAAAGCTGCATGGCGAGACATTTTGCGCGTTCCTGCTTTATGGGCGTTTGCGCTGGGTTACTATAGTAAACCTTGGCAAATTGTCAGTTTCATCGATCCCTTACTTCAAGCAATAGTCTATTTAGTCATACCTGGAGCTTTTTTGTTGATTGGAATGCAATTATCACGGCTTCAAGGAATTGAAAATCTACGAGGGGCGATCGTTCCCAGTACGATCAAGACATTTGTTCTGCCCATTTTGGCAGGAATGGTAATAACATGCTTGGGATTTCCCCACGAAGCACGCTTGGCTTTAGTCTTGATGTCTGGAATGCCAAGTGCTTTCGCCAATGCGATTTTAGCAGAAGAGTACAACCTCAATCGTCCGCTAGCTGCCAGTACGATTGTTCTCAGTACGGTTTTGCTACCACTGGTACTTCCCCTATGGTTGTATTTATTTAGATAA
- a CDS encoding ABC transporter substrate-binding protein: MLQSKKNTVLVLYLIALCLIGPLIFWLSYRSGRGGQQATQPSLNGLLNPPNRNPALQKRISLGNKVLFTADNNPDKQAGVQAFAAGDFSTAVTKFNAALQVKRNDPETWIYLNNASAAAISNTVKIGVSVPVGGNLNVAREMLRGVAQAQYEINHGGGIGGKLVQVQVANDDNNPIVAKQIAAEFANDPDILAVVGHNSSDASIAAAPIYQKSGLVMISPTSVARNLSGVGRFIFRTTPNSRAIADALASYVVKTARKTRIAICADSQAEASRSFQEEFTSSVFENGGYITSTPCDFAATNFNPSEIPSQAVSDGAEALLLAPDVNRMGRAVEVAQANRSRLTLFGSHTMYTYDTLQQGQADVNTMVLSVPWHPSAFPNSSFIANAKRFWGGAGNWRTALTYDATIAVFTGLKASTNREQLQKALSNTGFMFKGATGIVKFLPSGDRQESGTLVRVQPGRYSGTGYDFTPLPSSVDTSLR, from the coding sequence ATGTTGCAAAGCAAAAAAAACACTGTCCTGGTTCTCTATCTCATCGCCCTCTGCTTGATCGGTCCGCTAATTTTTTGGTTGAGTTATCGCAGTGGTAGAGGAGGGCAACAAGCAACTCAACCATCTCTCAATGGATTGCTCAATCCCCCCAACCGCAACCCAGCTTTGCAAAAACGAATTAGTTTAGGTAATAAAGTTTTATTTACTGCCGACAATAATCCAGACAAACAAGCAGGGGTACAAGCTTTTGCCGCAGGAGATTTTTCCACGGCAGTCACCAAATTTAATGCGGCTTTGCAGGTGAAGCGCAACGATCCCGAAACGTGGATTTATTTAAATAATGCTTCGGCAGCTGCAATTAGCAATACAGTTAAGATCGGTGTTAGCGTTCCTGTAGGAGGTAACTTAAACGTTGCCAGAGAGATGCTGCGGGGCGTGGCACAGGCACAATACGAAATTAATCACGGTGGCGGGATTGGCGGCAAGCTGGTTCAAGTGCAAGTTGCCAACGACGATAATAACCCCATTGTTGCCAAACAAATCGCGGCTGAATTTGCCAACGATCCAGATATTCTCGCAGTAGTAGGACATAACTCTAGTGATGCATCCATCGCCGCTGCTCCCATCTATCAAAAAAGCGGTTTGGTGATGATCTCGCCCACGAGCGTAGCGCGTAACTTAAGTGGAGTTGGGAGATTTATCTTTCGGACTACGCCAAATTCAAGAGCAATCGCCGATGCTTTGGCTAGCTACGTCGTGAAAACAGCACGCAAAACCAGAATTGCGATCTGTGCGGATTCTCAGGCAGAAGCAAGTCGCTCGTTTCAAGAGGAGTTCACTTCTAGCGTGTTTGAAAATGGCGGTTATATCACCAGTACCCCCTGCGATTTTGCTGCTACTAATTTTAACCCTAGCGAAATTCCCTCTCAAGCAGTCAGCGATGGAGCAGAAGCTTTGCTGCTAGCACCAGATGTAAATAGAATGGGTCGTGCAGTGGAAGTAGCGCAAGCAAATCGCAGTCGATTGACTTTGTTCGGCAGCCACACAATGTATACGTACGACACGTTGCAGCAAGGACAAGCTGATGTTAATACTATGGTGCTTTCTGTACCTTGGCATCCTTCTGCTTTCCCCAATAGTTCTTTCATTGCCAATGCTAAGCGGTTTTGGGGTGGGGCTGGTAATTGGCGAACTGCATTGACTTACGATGCAACAATTGCTGTTTTCACGGGTTTAAAAGCGAGTACGAATCGCGAACAGCTACAGAAAGCTTTATCTAATACTGGTTTTATGTTTAAAGGGGCAACTGGGATAGTCAAGTTTTTACCGTCAGGCGATCGCCAAGAATCAGGAACTCTAGTCAGAGTTCAGCCTGGTAGATACTCCGGCACTGGTTACGATTTTACTCCCCTACCTAGTTCGGTTGACACGAGCCTTCGTTGA
- a CDS encoding MgtC/SapB family protein: MTWVDFAIRLLLAFILGAAIGSERQWRRTRSVLKTNVLVSLGAAMFVMLSAMIPGDASPTRIAAQVVSGIGFLGGGVILREGTSVRGLNTAATLWCAAAVGSLVGAGLLFQAYFGTLAVVGANLLLRPMVQWFQQLDEQLITHTKAETRYCCRLICLTEDEVAVRAVLLAQTTPGQMILNELSSKNINSKDLDNFSSVEIKAEYTSNGRNDLLMEEIVMQLRSQIKVTAIKWEVVTEDTD; encoded by the coding sequence ATGACTTGGGTAGATTTTGCAATTCGCCTGCTACTGGCATTCATTCTCGGTGCGGCAATTGGCAGCGAAAGACAATGGCGGCGAACTCGCTCGGTACTGAAAACAAATGTGTTGGTGTCTCTTGGTGCTGCTATGTTCGTCATGCTCTCGGCAATGATTCCCGGCGATGCCAGTCCTACACGTATAGCAGCCCAAGTTGTCTCTGGCATTGGCTTTTTGGGTGGCGGTGTAATTTTGCGGGAAGGAACCAGCGTGCGCGGACTCAATACCGCAGCTACCCTCTGGTGTGCTGCTGCCGTGGGTAGTTTGGTCGGGGCGGGATTGCTATTTCAAGCTTATTTCGGCACTTTAGCAGTGGTAGGAGCAAATCTACTTTTGCGCCCGATGGTACAGTGGTTTCAGCAGTTAGACGAGCAATTGATTACGCACACAAAAGCAGAAACTCGCTATTGCTGTCGCCTCATTTGTTTAACTGAAGACGAAGTAGCTGTGAGGGCTGTGCTACTGGCACAAACCACACCAGGACAAATGATATTGAATGAATTGTCTAGTAAAAATATTAACAGTAAAGATCTCGATAACTTCTCTTCAGTAGAAATCAAGGCAGAATATACTTCCAATGGTCGCAACGATCTGTTGATGGAAGAGATTGTCATGCAGTTGCGATCGCAAATAAAAGTGACTGCAATTAAGTGGGAAGTAGTTACAGAAGATACAGATTGA
- a CDS encoding ABC transporter substrate-binding protein: MSRKNETVLLLLSLLITLGLVGGGALLFSNFFGKSFVGIGNQSNSTPTDGTSATGKPISFGEKTLFSGKILPAKQEGIEAIAARNWSVAIEKLQVALTQNRNDPETLIFLNNAKIGDRKSYAIAVVVPTGTSPNGSLEVLRGVAQAQTETNQTGNINGVPLKVAIVNDNNQEDQAQQVASTLVNTSEILAVIGHWASQVTLAVAPIYDEGKLVAISPVSTSVKLSGISPYIFRTVPSDYIAARALANYMLTNLQQKNAAVFFNPQSAYSQSLKSEFVTAVLLGGGKVTSEFDLSDPSFSPANSINQAIKQGAKVLMLAPNTGSSTSIIDKALQVVQVNRRRLQLLGGDAIYNSTTLEVAGDAAVNMVVAIPWDIDTDPKSQFVRQSRQFWGAEVNWRTALAYNATKALTAAMQKSPTREGIQQTLTSNDFSTPGAANPVQFLPSGDSNAPVQLVQVVRQVNTSTGYDFVPVRQ, encoded by the coding sequence ATGTCGCGTAAAAATGAAACAGTGCTTCTGCTACTATCGCTACTAATTACGCTCGGATTAGTAGGGGGAGGAGCTTTACTATTCAGTAATTTTTTTGGCAAATCGTTTGTCGGTATTGGAAATCAATCTAACTCGACTCCTACAGATGGTACTTCTGCAACTGGAAAACCAATTAGTTTTGGTGAGAAAACGTTATTTTCAGGGAAGATATTACCAGCAAAACAGGAAGGAATAGAGGCGATCGCGGCTCGAAATTGGAGTGTTGCAATCGAGAAATTGCAAGTAGCATTAACACAAAATCGCAACGATCCCGAAACCCTAATTTTCCTTAACAATGCCAAGATAGGCGATCGCAAAAGCTACGCAATTGCTGTTGTCGTTCCCACTGGTACTAGTCCTAATGGAAGTTTGGAAGTTCTACGTGGCGTTGCGCAGGCACAGACCGAAACAAATCAAACGGGGAATATTAATGGTGTTCCCTTGAAAGTGGCGATCGTCAACGACAACAATCAAGAAGACCAAGCTCAACAAGTTGCTTCAACTTTGGTCAACACTTCTGAAATTTTGGCAGTTATCGGTCACTGGGCAAGTCAAGTCACCCTTGCCGTTGCACCTATATATGATGAGGGAAAGTTAGTCGCGATCTCTCCTGTCAGTACTTCTGTTAAACTTTCCGGCATCAGTCCCTACATTTTTCGTACCGTTCCCAGCGATTATATTGCTGCAAGAGCTTTGGCAAATTATATGCTGACCAATTTACAGCAAAAGAATGCTGCTGTTTTTTTCAATCCCCAAAGTGCTTACAGCCAATCCTTAAAATCTGAGTTTGTCACAGCGGTTCTACTCGGAGGTGGAAAAGTCACATCTGAGTTTGACTTATCAGACCCTAGTTTTAGCCCAGCTAACAGCATTAACCAAGCCATCAAGCAAGGGGCAAAAGTCCTGATGTTAGCACCTAATACTGGGTCTAGTACTAGCATTATCGATAAAGCCCTACAGGTCGTGCAAGTCAACCGCAGACGATTGCAACTTCTAGGTGGTGATGCCATTTACAACTCAACCACGCTAGAGGTCGCAGGAGACGCGGCTGTGAATATGGTAGTTGCTATTCCGTGGGATATTGATACCGATCCGAAATCTCAGTTCGTGCGTCAGTCACGACAGTTTTGGGGAGCTGAGGTCAACTGGCGTACTGCTCTTGCCTACAATGCAACCAAGGCTTTGACTGCGGCAATGCAGAAGTCTCCTACTCGTGAAGGGATTCAACAAACTCTGACTAGTAATGATTTTTCCACTCCTGGCGCAGCTAATCCAGTGCAGTTTCTTCCCTCTGGCGATAGTAACGCACCAGTGCAGCTAGTACAAGTCGTGCGTCAAGTCAATACAAGTACTGGCTATGATTTCGTACCAGTGCGACAATAG